The DNA segment GCGAGGGGCGTCTCAGACCCCTCGTCATTATTGGAAGGGGGGTCTGAGACCCCACGAGACCCCCCTGACTTTAAGCCCTGTCCGTAGGGATATACCGAAGCGGAAGGACACCGACAAGTTAGAACACCCGACTTGGGCGTCGCTTTTTTTTATACCGAAAGCGAGCgaccagaaacaaaaaaaaaagcggaaagaAATACGGGGCTGAGGGCCCTAATAGGTATCGTGTTAGCGCCGCACATTTCGGCCACACAATGCCTAGCCAACTCTTCGTGCGAATAACTGGTGACCTAAAGCGAGAGCCACCTCGCTACGGCTATATACCCTCGAGAGATGGTGGGGAAAAGTATATGCACGATCATTCTTGTCCTTTTTTCTCTGAGAACCCCTGCTGAACAGGGAATATTTTTCCGCCTCGCGTATGCTTCGGGGACGGGCTATTTACGAACCATAAAGATGACACTTGTATCCGCTGCTTCCTCCGTCTCGCTGTTCTCCATCTTTTCCCGTATCCAAAAGCGCGAGGATAGGAGGAAAAACGCAGAGCCGCCCTTTCATCTGCACGAGCGCCCCTGCATGCAAATGCAAGGTCTCGACAATATGCCCATGCAGTCGGCACATAGTTTGCTTTGAAAGGTCGTTGCACCATAGCCTGGCGCCTTATTGTTCCGCGTTGCATCCTGCTTCCATCCCGTCTGCAGAACGCTTGGACAGCCGCAACAATGTGAGTTTGAAGCTTGAAGACCAGCGGGTGAGCAAAACGAAACGGTCGCTTATATATACTCGCCGGCGTGATGTGGATTACCCGGTGGGATTAGCTCAACTCTTATCATCGGTTCTGGAGAGAACGCTCCACGGTGCGAGTGGAACTGTCTCCTGTTATGCGCAGCTTCTTTGACTGTTAGTTTCTATGATGAGCTCATCAAGTGTGTTGCTTATGAAATAAGCAACCTGTTCACCCTAAGATCATTCAGCTGCAAAATCATATCCGGGTGAAGTCAATTTCTGCTGCAACTTCTATACTATCTCACTTCTTTTCCATTAGCAACTTCAAACTCCCTGAGGTATACAACACGACTGTCTCAATTAGGCTTCTACGATTCGGCACGGCTAGTCTTAAATGAGTCTTCAGCACGCAAAGTTTGCGCAGGAATATGTTCTGAGGATGAAGAGACCTGTCGGGATGTCATTTATGCACCCAATGGCTCATCTTGAGCCAACATCATGCATTGGCGAAGACGACGTTGCATCATGGTTCATATAAATCTGGTCGTCACTGCGCTCAAACGTTGCCAAATAGCCTGCCGTCTCCTCTCCGCCGCTGCAAAGTATACGAAGTACACTTTCATTGCAAATCGTGCGGACGACTCATGCTCACACCACTGCCTGTCATGTTACCTCAGCATTCGTTTTGTTGCAGGAGTTAAACTTTTAAAACCCGTCAGTGCTTACGTACTTCATTTGATTTAGTTACATCTGAAAGCCTGTACGAAAAGCTGCTCCAAGTGtggccagaagaaaaaaaatacatgtgTTTTTGTGCAGTAGGCAAacattttttgcatgttttcacaTATTGCTTTTTATACGAGTATAATAtctttgcctgttttttttcttttgttgcgaTGCAAAACATACGCAAGCCCTGTTAAAAAAGCCGCCGGCTAAAACATTATTCCGTGTGAAAGCATTTCATAATGCTTCAAGCACCCTTCGCTCTCGACCCTGGTAACACCCGCGGCAAAATACTCTGCTTACGGCAGATGGGTAGTTCTATGTTCATTTCCTTTCCAGTAAACGACGCGCAGAAATTCCGGCTCATTGTCCGTGTGTCATGCGGTCAAACCATTCGTTTTGAAACAGCTCAATAATGGGGTCTGACGGGCCACCAACCAAGCAGCCGGAACCGGCTTTTTGTTTTCTCTGGCACATTTATTGAGATCTTTCTTAACTACCGTACACCTACTCGCCCAAATGTCAGCATTCGTGCGATCAAACCAGCCAATAAATTCGGTATTTGCGGCGTTGGAATACCGCCCGTATGTCAATGAGAGTTACTGTGTTGTACTAGCTCCGTCAGTTTGGAGGTAAGTTGCGCAGCGCTATACGCCTGGAGAGCTCACGTGACAGCTTTCTCAGAGCGCTCTCTATAAGGATGGCTGTATGCTTAATTTCGTCTTTCTGTGCGTTCTCCGGCTCTTCGCAGGTGACAGGAATACTGACGTTTGCTCTGGCGTACAGCAGCCGCGTCTACGTGTACCAGCTCTCCAAGCTCGTGGTTCGGGTGGAGCCTGAGCCCAGCATCATCTACGTCATTTTTGTGTCCTTCCTGTACTGGTTTGTGTCGCTGCTGGTGCTCGCCGCTGCGCTGGTGTCCAACACAGGCATCAACGTGACGAGCACTTTCTTTGTGAGTGCCTTGGAACTTTATCCGACTTTTGTGCTGCGCTGACTAGCCTTATACAGATCGTCTCACTAGCTCCCTATTGTTTAATTTCCTCATTGTTATTTATTGTGCCCATAAAGAGCAAGGACCTTGATTGTGGTCAcaatgagtaaataaataaaaattaatgtaTTTTATGCATTAAAATAAATTGTTATTGCGTTTGTTGTAGTGTAGACAGTTCAAATGCATTACTACACGCAGCGATTTGGTATTACAATGGCGTCTGTTTAGTGCAATAAGCTTGACATTTATTCTTTCTTGATAGAAATTGGTTGCTCCTAAACCGGCGGTTTGTTCGCAAGCATACTACGCTCAGAGGTCGCATTTTGGAGCTCCCAGTTCAGTCCGCTCTTAGCAGATGGAGGCGCAACTTTACGGAAATAGGTGAGACTATTTTTAAACaagtcatcccccccccccccccccacacgaaaaaagaaaaaaaataacggtggtttttCATTTATGTCGCGTGAACCACAAGGCGTCGATGCTGAATCTATTACTACAAGAAAAACACCATTAAATGCGACCTCTATGGGGAGCTGGACTGCTGAAAATCCACCGGTCTAGGCGCAAAAGCTTCCGTAGATGGAAGCGTAAGTATTCGCTTTAATGTGTTACTGTATCATCTTCACGTAGACGGTACAGTAGCGACCCTAGATTCAAATATGCGGCCACAACGTGTTCAATGCTGTTCTGCATAAGCTTGCGATCACTTTCTTGCAACAGAGATTCATTTTCTCGATGAAAACAAAATGTCTCGTGTGTAatcaaggcagttttttttacAGCGGTAGGAGTTATAGCTATGTATGGCCATTAAGTAGAAACATTTTAGGGGATATAACGGCACCCGTATAATGCGATTTTTATTCGCATGTCGTAACTCTCCATtccttttgagaaaaggaaaggagcaCAGCTGCCTCACTTTGTAcgtggacaccaccaccacgtacctcacagagcgattgaggtgtccactgatacaGCGAGCAAGTTTTGTGCCCTTCCACAAAACCAACGAAGGGTTTAGATTACAAATAAGACAACACTGGGAACTATTTacttcgtgcaagcgggcccaggagtccgtgaagtgtgccgggaaCGCGACAGAACCGAAGACCGCCAGCGCAAGAAGGCCGAGTATGCACGTGAGCGTATAGACACCAAAACGGCCCCTTGGGACGCCCAACCGGGCAGTCGCCTTGTGAAACGTCAAAATGGGCCTGCCACTCAAGACCTCTCGCCCGCTAATGCCGATCAGCTGTCACTGGTTAATGGGATAAGTAAGTAAGCTTgaagctaatattttttttatattgaaaATTGTTAACTTTAAGGTAAACGCTGCCTGTCCTCTTCAGCGTTTTTAGGCCGCCGCGGTAGTTAAGTGGTTATGGTtcctggctgctgacccgaaaagagcgggttcgatcccggccgcggcgctcgcatttcgatggaggcgaaattctggaggcccgtgtgctgcgcgatgtcagtgcacgttaaaggacaccAGGTGTTATAAATTTCCGAAGCACCCCAaaacggcatccctcatagcttgagtcgctttgggatgttaaaccccataaaacattAAAACCATCTTCAGCGTTTTTAAGGAAAATCACTCACGTAGCAAAGCAGTTGATGCAAGCGCATCGCGGAACATTGAGAAAGAATAACTTCATCCGATGGAGGGGGCTGCAACAAATTAGCATTTCAGCCGTTCAAAATTACCGCGTTTCGGTCCTTTTTATCCTTACAAAAGCTCAGGAGAAGAGTAATGTCCTTCTTTTGTCTATTTTTGTTCTATATTAGGCAAGAAAACGAAACTTTCGTGCTTCAATACCGCAATATCGAATGCAGCGATGATTCTGTTCGCGGTGGTGTACAGCATCGCCGTGTCAGTAGGAAGTCAAGCCCCATACATCACGTAGATATGTGCGCGTAGGAAGGTAGGCCTAGAAATTAAAGTGACAAGACAACATTATTCGCCAGCAGAGTGGTAATTGAGCAACAATTCACTCTAAAGGCAATGAAGTGCCAGAAGAAGTAAGGAAGCATGCCTATCTGAGCAGAGTAGTGACCGCACTTCCGGACCACGAAAAACAAATTCTAAGGAGAATAAGATTAGGGTGGATTGCATTTGGCAGGCACACTCGGGTTATAAATAGCTCCCAGATAGCTATTATAGCTTCCCTCGAAAGTTTTAAGGGAATGGGATTTACTTCCGAAGGAAAAGTTGTATTCTGGCAGTGCCCACCCCACGAGGTTGAGACCTAGAGGCTAGCGAAAAGTCGAGATTAAATCGGGGGGAGCATAACCAGAAACGTAAAGCAAAAGTAATTCtgttaacgttaagagacataaAAAGAGCTGCGTGGGTTAGAGAACAAACTCGCGTTAAAGACGTCGTAGCGGAATTCAAGGGACGAAAACAGACTCGGGCGGGGCATATAACGTAAAGAACAGATTGCCAGTGGTCTATAACAGGCTGGATTCCCAAGTAAGGGAGATGTAGGTGGGGGCGGCACCGAATGAATTGTGGGCAGAAAGAGATAAGGAGGTTTGCTGGGATAGCGTTGCCAAGGCTAGCGCCGGAGAGTGCTGACTGGAGATCATAGGAAAGATTTTTGCACCGCAGCGGACGTAACGAGATATGATGACGATGGTGATTTGTACAGTAAAGCAAAGCCTTCATGCAGAAGCTTTAGTGTCCAGAGTTTCCAGGCTTTAGTGTTCACGCAGAGGGCGCCCGCACCGCCGTCGCCGTTCTTATTTTGCAAAAACCTGTATTCCTCTGAACTAAACCCGCTGCTGCGGCAGGCAAATACTTCTATTGAATCGTCTTTCTTCGTGCTGCAAGTGGCAAGTGGCCTTGGTTGTTcacaaagaggaaaagaaaacggACAAAAGACGCACAGTGACGCGGTTTCCTTCGCTTTTGACAAGACAACGAGGAGGAAAATGCACGAATCACCGCCGCTGTGAACGACCCTGCCTTCTTGAGGATGTGCACATATCCACGTCAACGAAGCGGGTTCTCGACAGCTTGGCTTCTTGTCGGTGAAGTGGCCACGTATACAATTACTGATTATTATTTTGAAATTAATGACTGAAGAAAACCGCGAGGTGAGCGCCGAAGGGCCGTTATGAATGCCGCATTTAAGCGAGCTATATTTGACTTGTGAAAAGTGGCGCATCCTGAAGCTGCTGTCGTTTTCCTCGTGCAGTACGTCCTGCTGGAAGCCTTCGGGTTCATTTTCTACCTCAGCGGCGGCATATCTCTGCTGGCTTTGGAAGCGAGTCAAAGCGTGGCGACCGCAGCTGGGGTGAGCATACTGAACGCAGTGCCCGTGCTTGTCGACGAGAGGAGTCGCGGCGCAGGAATGTGCATAAATCTGATTTTTAGGCTTTAGTTTTGGAAGAGGCAAAGCAAAATGTAAGTGAAGAATAGAGGGCGACGAAGTAAAAAGCGAAGCGTGTTGCGCGGATTCTCTCACATGACACTGATTCCAGCAGTGACAGCAGTTAACATTTATGACCACGCCCTTAAgactgttttttttgtttctttcctcCGTGGGCTGAAGAGATCGACAGTATCTTTGTGCCCCCATTTAGAAAACTCGTAACGACCCCTGCCACGATAAATAATTTCAATTGCAGTTTTCCAGTGACGCTAAACTCTTGCCTGTTTTCTAAAATGGCTTCTCAAGTTACCAGTTGAGCAGGCCGTGCTGTATACAGTCATGAAGGGCTGACTGGGCTTGGGCCAGACGCTGGTCAGGTGCTTTCGCTGCATACAAACCTCTAGCCCAATCCTCAGTGTTGGTAAACTGCCTCATAATGAGCGTAAAAGCAATTGATGCATATGCCACGCGATTAGTCTGGCAACATAGCCCTAACAACCGGCCCTGTCTAACTCGCATTCATAAAGGATGTTTAAGCGGCCGACGGCAATAACCCACATGATGAAGTGCCGGTATCCgtattacaacctttgtccgtaaagtttcgagactgatttattttcttctttagaaatgattccccacaacaaatgttgatgcgtatgtgtagcgccatctcttCAGGCTAACCTGAGATATTTACGTAAATTGATGTGGCAGCGGCTAGATGGCactgcatgtagaaaaatacattgtTACTAGTCTGCGCATtccactgtgagtgaatgtggagagttGGACGTCAACCTCGAAcaacgtgtaaacataaaattctccgtcaagcttggcaagacagccacacagacgtatgagctccttcgtgacgcttacggcaacgagacgttatcgcgggcgcgagttttagagtggcacaagaggttcatttcggggagaacgtcggggaaagacgacacaaggcagaggcgcccttcaacctcacggaaagAAAACAACATGACTCGGATCAGTGAAATCAtccagcaagaccgcaccattacagtccgcatgctatcattAGTaacacaacatgccaccaaacttTGCGTGAGAAATTGGGTAAACggaagctgaatgccagacttgtgccgaaCTCCCTCACATAGGACCAGaaagaaggacacgcgggcatcagtgagcgctgatttactCTCCGAGGAAGAGAAGGATGCTgcgttcgtcgacagcatcattgctgaataccaaacatggtgttttcaatacgatcctcaaacaaagaggcagagcgccgaatggcggtccacaagctctccggcgtcgagaaaggtgcggcgaaagaagtccaaaacaaagacgatgctgatcgttttttttttcgatgccagaagtGGCATaaaccacgagttcgtcccacaagggcagacggtgaatcaggagtttcatatccgcgtgctccaacacatgcgtgatgcactgcgacgccgtcgccctgacttatgggcatctggacaatggagccttctccacgacaacgcaaggccgcacactgctctcagcgtgacaaaatttctcgccaagcacagcattactgggcttccccatccgccatactcgtctGACCTCTcaccatgcgattttttcctgtttcttcgtgtgaagagagccctaaaaggtcgctagatggggagcgtggaggctattcaagacaccacgacaaaggagctgacagccctgccaaaagaagcgtttgcCAActatttccaagacctcaagaagcattggaagctgtgtattGACTGTAAGGGATACAATTTCGGAGGgttgctgcacaaatgatttcagtgTTAAACACATTTTcctaatgaactcagtctcggaactttacgaacaaaggttgtatttGTGATCCTTGCCGTCTGGGCGCCGTCCGCCGAACAGCACGCGTCACAAGTAACGCACGCAGCCAGAGGTTCAGAGGTTTGACACTATCGTCCTCTCCCGCCTCGTGCGTTGGCTCTCTTCCAATGCGCACAGAATGATGCAAGACTAATTGAGCGTGAAATAGCGTGTGCGCCAGGCGGCAACCATTAAATCGCATGCGAAGAGACGCATAATGAGGGGGTTGAAATCACTGACTACAAACGACAAAATTGCGACGGCTCTTTTGACATACGCTCGTAGCCCTGAAAGCAAAACCGTCAGTCTTCTATGCGTGCTTGTCCCTGGAAACACTGGCGTGGCTGCTCTATGCCTGTTAATCTTGAGTTTTACATCTTGAACCGCAACTCTCCAAGTCAAGCTCAACATGAACTTGCTGATGGTATTCCGGAGAGACCGTTCCATCTTTACCTTATTCCTATGATCACTGTTCATATTACATACCGTCTTTACGGGAGCATAAGCTAAATTTGACGTAGGTGGGCCACCTTTCGCGGCCCTGGAGAAGAAAATACAATTTCCATCCAAAACTTCGTAGATAGATTCGCATCTCTTCGGTGCGTCACGGCATGACGATTTGCTGCAGTTATTGAGGCTTAAATAGGGGTAAAGGCTTGAGATGCCTAACTGTGTATTCGATATGGTTGATGTGTGTGGTAACAGCTGTCACTGCAACGACTTGTCCCGATTAACGGTGTCGTAACGTGTGCTCTGCTCTACGTCGCAGGTGTTCTCCATAATCAGCGCGG comes from the Amblyomma americanum isolate KBUSLIRL-KWMA chromosome 1, ASM5285725v1, whole genome shotgun sequence genome and includes:
- the LOC144114012 gene encoding uncharacterized protein LOC144114012 isoform X2, which translates into the protein MGLPRLDVWFAGTNDDLPPFSFALSLSFLNSPSGVLTVAEIVTGILTFALAYSSRVYVYQLSKLVVRVEPEPSIIYVIFVSFLYWFVSLLVLAAALVSNTGINVTSTFFVFSIISAVLHGLHALLVYLKKKK
- the LOC144114012 gene encoding uncharacterized protein LOC144114012 isoform X1; amino-acid sequence: MGLPRLDVWFAGTNDDLPPFSFALSLSFLNSPSGVLTVAEIVTGILTFALAYSSRVYVYQLSKLVVRVEPEPSIIYVIFVSFLYWFVSLLVLAAALVSNTGINVTSTFFYVLLEAFGFIFYLSGGISLLALEASQSVATAAGVFSIISAVLHGLHALLVYLKKKK